Proteins found in one Erythrobacter sp. 3-20A1M genomic segment:
- the clpB gene encoding ATP-dependent chaperone ClpB, with amino-acid sequence MNLEKFTDRAKGFLQAAQTVAIRMNHQRITPAHILKAMIEDPEGMASGLIARAGGNPRDVESEVDTALGKIPAVSGGGAQQTPGLDNDSVRVLDQAEQIATKAGDSYVPVQRLLQALALATTTNAGQALKAAGVEVKALENAIQEVAGGRNADTASAEEAYDAMKKYARDLTEAARAGKLDPVIGRDEEIRRTVQILARRTKNNPALIGEPGTGKTAIAEGLALRIANGDVPDSLKGRTLMSLDMGALIAGAKYRGEFEERLKAVLDEVKGAEGQIILFIDEMHTLIGAGASEGSMDASNLLKPALSRGELHCIGATTLDEYQKYVEKDPALQRRFQAVYIDEPSVEDTISILRGIKDKYELHHGVRITDGAIVAAAQLSNRYIQNRFLPDKAIDLMDEAASRIRMEVESKPEEIEALDRRIIQLKIEEQALQKESDSASKDRLENLRKELSGLEEQSSALTARWQGERDKINAESRLKEELDQARIELEQAQRAGDLAKAGELSYGRIPELEKKLAEASGQTENALLREEVTEDDIAGVVSRWTGVPVDRMLEGEREKLLQMEAILGKRVIGQEQAVEAVSKAVRRARAGLQDPNRPLGSFLFLGPTGVGKTELTKALAGFLFDDDQAMVRIDMSEFMEKHAVARLIGAPPGYVGYEEGGVLTEAVRRRPYQVVLFDEVEKAHTDVFNVLLQVLDDGRLTDGQGRVVDFSNTLIILTSNLGSQFLSNMTDEQSVEDVEPQVMDVVRGHFRPEFLNRLDEIILFHRLAQEHMAPIVDIQVARVQKLLADRKITLDLTDAARRWLGRVGYDPVYGARPLKRAVQRYLQDPLADKLLRGEVPDGSTVKIDEGDGALEMRVG; translated from the coding sequence ATGAATCTCGAAAAGTTCACCGACCGCGCGAAGGGTTTCCTCCAGGCCGCGCAGACCGTTGCCATCCGCATGAACCATCAGCGGATCACGCCCGCGCATATCCTGAAGGCGATGATCGAGGACCCGGAAGGTATGGCCTCCGGGCTCATCGCTCGCGCAGGCGGCAATCCGCGTGACGTCGAAAGCGAGGTCGATACCGCGCTTGGCAAGATACCGGCGGTAAGCGGGGGCGGGGCGCAGCAGACGCCGGGCCTCGACAACGATAGCGTGCGCGTGCTCGACCAGGCAGAACAGATCGCGACCAAGGCGGGCGACAGCTACGTCCCCGTTCAGCGGCTGCTGCAGGCGCTGGCGCTGGCGACCACGACCAATGCCGGACAGGCGCTGAAGGCCGCCGGGGTCGAGGTGAAGGCGCTGGAGAACGCGATTCAGGAGGTTGCGGGCGGCCGCAATGCCGACACCGCGAGCGCCGAAGAAGCCTATGACGCGATGAAGAAATACGCCCGCGACCTGACCGAGGCGGCGCGCGCGGGCAAGCTCGATCCGGTTATCGGCCGGGACGAGGAAATCCGTCGCACCGTGCAGATCCTCGCCCGCCGAACCAAGAACAACCCCGCCCTGATCGGCGAACCCGGCACCGGCAAGACCGCCATCGCCGAAGGGCTGGCGCTGCGCATCGCCAATGGCGACGTGCCCGACAGTCTCAAGGGCCGCACGCTGATGAGCCTCGACATGGGCGCGCTGATCGCGGGCGCGAAATATCGCGGCGAGTTCGAAGAGCGGTTGAAGGCCGTGCTCGACGAGGTGAAGGGCGCGGAAGGCCAGATCATCCTGTTCATCGACGAGATGCACACGCTGATCGGCGCGGGTGCTTCTGAAGGTTCGATGGACGCCTCCAACCTGCTGAAGCCCGCCCTGTCGCGCGGCGAACTGCATTGCATCGGTGCGACGACGCTCGACGAATACCAGAAATATGTCGAGAAGGACCCTGCGCTCCAGCGGCGCTTCCAGGCGGTCTATATCGACGAACCGAGCGTCGAGGACACGATCAGCATCCTGCGCGGGATCAAGGACAAGTACGAGCTGCACCACGGCGTGCGTATCACCGACGGCGCGATCGTCGCGGCGGCGCAGCTCTCCAATCGCTATATCCAGAACCGCTTCCTCCCCGACAAGGCGATCGACCTGATGGACGAGGCTGCGTCGCGCATCCGCATGGAAGTGGAATCCAAGCCCGAGGAGATCGAGGCGCTCGACCGGCGGATCATCCAGCTCAAGATCGAGGAGCAGGCGCTGCAGAAGGAAAGCGACAGCGCCTCGAAAGATCGACTGGAGAACCTGCGCAAGGAACTGTCGGGGCTCGAGGAGCAATCGAGCGCGCTGACCGCCCGCTGGCAGGGCGAGCGCGACAAGATCAACGCCGAAAGCCGGTTGAAGGAAGAGCTCGACCAGGCGCGGATCGAGCTGGAACAGGCGCAGCGCGCAGGCGACCTCGCCAAGGCGGGCGAGCTTTCCTACGGCAGGATCCCCGAGCTGGAAAAGAAGCTCGCCGAGGCAAGCGGCCAGACCGAGAACGCCCTGCTGCGCGAGGAAGTGACCGAGGACGACATCGCCGGCGTGGTCAGCCGCTGGACCGGCGTGCCGGTCGACCGGATGCTGGAGGGCGAGCGTGAGAAGCTCCTCCAGATGGAAGCGATCCTCGGCAAACGGGTGATCGGGCAGGAACAGGCGGTGGAGGCCGTTTCCAAGGCCGTGCGCCGTGCGCGCGCCGGTCTGCAGGACCCGAACCGGCCGCTGGGCAGCTTCCTGTTCCTCGGCCCCACCGGCGTCGGCAAGACCGAGCTGACCAAGGCACTCGCCGGCTTCCTGTTCGACGACGACCAAGCGATGGTCCGCATCGACATGAGCGAGTTCATGGAGAAGCATGCGGTCGCCCGGCTGATCGGCGCGCCTCCGGGCTATGTCGGTTACGAGGAAGGCGGCGTGCTGACCGAAGCGGTGCGGCGGCGGCCCTATCAGGTCGTGCTGTTCGACGAGGTCGAGAAGGCGCATACCGATGTGTTCAACGTTCTGCTGCAGGTGCTCGACGATGGGCGCCTGACGGATGGGCAGGGCAGGGTGGTCGACTTCTCAAACACGCTGATCATCCTGACCTCGAACCTTGGCAGTCAGTTCCTCTCCAACATGACCGACGAGCAATCGGTAGAGGATGTCGAGCCCCAGGTGATGGACGTCGTGCGCGGACATTTCCGTCCCGAGTTCCTGAACCGGCTGGACGAGATCATCCTGTTCCATCGCCTGGCGCAGGAGCACATGGCCCCGATCGTCGATATCCAGGTCGCGCGGGTGCAGAAGCTGCTGGCGGATCGCAAGATCACGCTTGACCTCACCGACGCGGCGCGCCGCTGGCTGGGGCGGGTGGGCTACGACCCGGTCTACGGCGCACGGCCCCTGAAGCGCGCGGTGCAGCGCTATCTGCAGGACCCGCTCGCCGACAAACTCCTCCGCGGGGAAGTGCCCGACGGCAGCACGGTGAAGATCGACGAAGGCGACGGCGCGCTGGAGATGCGGGTGGGGTAG
- a CDS encoding TonB-dependent siderophore receptor produces the protein MKTTSILKAGAAPLALSLALVASPALAQVSDGPLQPEDETANADGTPSEGATIVVTGSRIARPNIEAASPVTVVSAEQVQLTGTTTVENLLNELPQVIPGNTRVSNNAGGENFSTIDLRGLGAGRTLILLDGERLPASTTTGVTDVSQIPTGLIERVEVVTGGASAVYGSDAIAGVVNFILKDDFEGVELTAQSGISEDGTGFNYNFSGLVGGNFADNRGNISVYGSYTKRGGVGQGRYDYSRVSGAIYLPIDDATGQYGIPYVADDPSDVRNTPGFTQAVASSGGSATPPWGVIDNNAANPFQNLGTLLPGNFGAGNTDTNCDGVAGGAYNTGALSFNDAGELTPRNGSGLCSIPLRSIGSSRYNFAPDNYLITPYDRLTITANGHYEFTDSTRLKFYTSYTNANQEVSLAPTPATQIVVPADSPLIPADLQVALASRPDPDAPFIINRRFTETGPRLGYFTTDAKNVRAILEHDLSDNWAVNLVGSFGRIDNKSRNEGNIRNSALAQGLSGCPTGSAPGCVAVDIFGPNTLTPAMLSFVALTTTDTETFEQVRVASNLTGSLFELPGGPLGIAIGAEYRKDTGSTFVDDAKRTGDIIGFNAQNDISGSINVKEVYGEIRAPILSLITLGAGARYSDYSSVGGLFNWKAEAEFTPTDWIKVRGSFNKAARAPNVFELFQNGNQGFPSYTDPCNASSTSRDEAFCIAQGVPASVIDTFSQNNQQVQAFAFGNPNLSEEKAETYTAGVVLTPGYLFGGRVTLTADYYHIKLENRVAAQGAQFFLSQCYTQQVASACARITRDPGTGQVTAVNTTVVNSEDGNDFITAGIDGGLDVTYNAFGGQLYLSDVLTYVDKYSINGTNFTDTTSPGFGGVIPKWANTATVGWRNDTITGQVRYVWKKGAKQNYPGAFLDGLYPYDLNDPDFASLYDQFPDRIPDLHLVNLSLRWQAAENFEFTAIVDNLLDKTPPQTTTGIFEQSNTNISFYDRYALGRTYTFQARVKF, from the coding sequence ATGAAAACGACTTCAATTCTCAAGGCTGGCGCTGCGCCTCTCGCGCTGAGCTTGGCGCTGGTGGCTTCGCCGGCGCTCGCGCAAGTATCCGACGGTCCGCTGCAACCCGAAGACGAAACGGCCAATGCGGACGGAACTCCGTCCGAGGGCGCCACGATCGTGGTTACCGGTTCGCGCATCGCGCGTCCGAACATTGAGGCCGCTAGCCCGGTCACGGTGGTAAGCGCCGAACAAGTGCAGCTTACCGGCACTACCACCGTCGAAAACCTCCTCAACGAACTGCCGCAGGTCATCCCGGGTAACACGCGCGTTTCGAACAACGCGGGCGGCGAGAACTTCTCGACCATCGACCTGCGTGGTTTGGGTGCGGGCCGAACGCTGATCCTTCTCGATGGTGAGCGTCTCCCCGCTTCGACCACCACCGGTGTTACCGACGTTTCTCAGATTCCCACTGGTCTGATCGAGCGTGTCGAAGTCGTTACGGGCGGCGCATCTGCAGTTTACGGTTCGGACGCGATCGCCGGCGTCGTGAACTTCATCCTTAAAGATGATTTCGAAGGCGTCGAACTGACTGCTCAGAGCGGCATTTCCGAAGATGGTACCGGGTTCAATTACAACTTCTCCGGTTTGGTCGGTGGAAACTTCGCCGACAATCGCGGCAATATCAGCGTGTACGGTTCCTACACGAAGCGCGGTGGTGTCGGCCAGGGACGTTACGATTATTCGCGCGTTTCGGGCGCTATCTATCTACCGATCGACGATGCGACGGGCCAGTACGGCATTCCATATGTTGCCGACGATCCAAGCGATGTGCGGAATACTCCGGGATTCACTCAAGCTGTCGCCAGCAGTGGTGGATCGGCGACTCCGCCGTGGGGCGTCATCGACAACAACGCGGCCAACCCCTTCCAGAATCTGGGCACCCTGCTCCCAGGCAACTTTGGGGCTGGCAATACCGACACCAATTGCGATGGTGTGGCGGGTGGCGCCTACAACACCGGTGCGCTATCCTTCAACGATGCCGGCGAGCTGACCCCGCGAAACGGGTCCGGACTGTGCAGCATTCCGCTTCGTTCGATCGGTTCCTCGCGCTACAATTTCGCGCCGGACAATTATCTGATAACGCCATACGATCGACTGACCATCACCGCGAATGGTCACTATGAATTCACGGACAGTACACGTCTGAAGTTCTATACGTCTTACACCAACGCAAACCAGGAAGTTTCGCTGGCCCCGACGCCTGCGACTCAAATCGTGGTGCCTGCCGACAGTCCGCTGATCCCGGCTGATCTCCAGGTCGCACTTGCCAGTCGTCCTGACCCGGATGCGCCGTTCATTATCAACCGTCGCTTCACTGAGACTGGACCGCGCCTGGGTTACTTCACTACCGACGCGAAGAACGTACGGGCTATCCTCGAGCATGACCTGAGCGACAACTGGGCCGTTAACTTGGTGGGCAGCTTCGGGCGCATCGACAATAAGTCACGCAATGAAGGAAACATTCGGAACTCGGCGCTTGCACAAGGGCTGAGCGGCTGCCCTACTGGGTCGGCTCCAGGTTGCGTTGCAGTCGATATCTTCGGGCCGAACACTTTGACGCCTGCGATGCTATCGTTCGTTGCGTTGACGACGACCGACACTGAGACGTTCGAGCAGGTTCGCGTGGCCAGCAACCTGACCGGTAGCCTTTTCGAGCTCCCGGGTGGTCCGCTCGGTATCGCGATCGGTGCGGAATACCGCAAGGACACTGGCTCGACGTTCGTCGACGATGCGAAGCGGACGGGCGATATCATCGGCTTCAACGCGCAGAACGACATCTCTGGTTCGATCAACGTCAAGGAAGTCTACGGCGAAATCCGTGCTCCAATTCTCAGCCTGATCACGCTTGGGGCCGGTGCGCGCTACTCGGACTACTCTTCCGTCGGCGGCCTGTTTAACTGGAAGGCCGAGGCCGAATTTACGCCGACTGATTGGATCAAGGTTCGCGGTTCGTTCAACAAGGCGGCTCGTGCACCCAACGTGTTCGAACTGTTCCAGAACGGCAACCAAGGCTTTCCGTCCTACACGGATCCGTGCAATGCTTCGAGCACCAGTCGCGACGAAGCTTTCTGCATCGCCCAAGGTGTTCCGGCCTCTGTCATCGATACCTTCAGCCAGAACAACCAGCAGGTGCAGGCGTTCGCCTTCGGCAACCCTAATCTGAGCGAAGAGAAGGCCGAGACCTACACTGCGGGTGTTGTGCTTACGCCTGGTTACCTGTTCGGGGGTCGGGTCACACTGACTGCGGACTACTACCACATAAAGCTTGAGAACCGTGTCGCAGCACAGGGTGCACAGTTCTTCCTTTCCCAATGCTATACCCAGCAGGTGGCAAGTGCTTGTGCTCGCATTACCCGCGATCCGGGTACCGGTCAGGTGACCGCGGTGAATACTACCGTCGTCAATTCTGAGGACGGTAATGACTTCATTACTGCGGGTATCGATGGCGGTCTGGACGTTACTTACAATGCGTTCGGCGGGCAACTCTACCTCTCCGATGTGCTCACTTATGTAGACAAGTACTCAATCAACGGGACTAACTTCACGGATACGACCTCACCCGGCTTTGGGGGCGTCATTCCGAAGTGGGCGAATACGGCGACCGTAGGATGGCGGAACGATACCATTACCGGGCAGGTCCGCTACGTCTGGAAGAAGGGCGCTAAGCAGAACTATCCGGGCGCGTTCCTTGATGGTCTGTATCCCTACGACCTCAATGACCCTGATTTCGCGTCGCTGTACGACCAGTTCCCCGATCGGATCCCCGACCTGCACTTGGTCAACCTTTCCTTGCGTTGGCAGGCGGCCGAAAACTTTGAGTTCACCGCGATCGTGGATAATCTGCTGGACAAAACACCGCCGCAAACGACGACCGGCATTTTCGAACAGTCTAACACCAACATCAGCTTCTACGACCGTTACGCGCTTGGCCGCACATATACCTTCCAGGCGCGGGTGAAATTCTAA
- a CDS encoding 2OG-Fe(II) oxygenase family protein translates to MIDRGALATAFERTGRVQVADLLTGESAKNLFEVLQSGTPWGLAWQAGSEGPHGERAGDLSPSLLKRVEARTFEAMRQGSYAFSFGQYRMLDAYLERWSPGSAHDALLEHVNAGPFLELVSEITGESGLIKADAQATYYGPGHFLSIHNDSHVGEGWKIAYVLNMCPVDWRPDWGGYLNFFGSDGNIEQGFRPSFNQLNLFRVPQLHNVSYIPPFAPAARFAVTGWCRDR, encoded by the coding sequence GTGATTGATCGTGGCGCTTTGGCTACGGCATTTGAGCGAACTGGGAGGGTACAGGTCGCTGACCTTTTGACGGGGGAAAGCGCCAAAAATCTCTTCGAAGTTTTGCAAAGCGGAACGCCTTGGGGTTTGGCGTGGCAGGCCGGTTCGGAAGGACCGCACGGAGAGCGCGCCGGCGATCTCTCCCCCTCCCTGCTAAAGCGTGTCGAGGCGCGAACCTTCGAGGCCATGCGTCAGGGTTCCTATGCATTTTCTTTCGGACAATATCGCATGCTGGATGCCTATTTGGAGCGCTGGTCGCCAGGCAGCGCCCATGATGCACTGCTTGAGCACGTGAATGCCGGACCTTTCTTGGAATTGGTGAGCGAAATAACCGGCGAGTCAGGTCTAATAAAAGCCGACGCACAGGCGACCTATTACGGACCTGGCCACTTTCTTTCTATACACAACGACAGCCACGTTGGAGAGGGGTGGAAAATCGCATATGTTCTGAATATGTGTCCAGTCGATTGGCGCCCTGACTGGGGCGGTTATCTCAACTTCTTCGGTTCCGATGGCAATATCGAGCAAGGGTTTCGACCCTCGTTCAACCAACTCAATTTATTCCGCGTGCCTCAGCTACACAACGTTTCTTACATACCTCCGTTCGCGCCCGCGGCCCGGTTTGCGGTAACTGGCTGGTGCCGGGATCGCTAA
- a CDS encoding SDR family NAD(P)-dependent oxidoreductase: protein MEVSSNTPAIVTGGASGLGAATARAIAAKGAKVALFDMNEEKGNALAEELGGVFCKVNVTSEEEVDAAFAKAREAHGQERILVNCAGIGNAMKTASRDKETGEIKHFPVSAFEFVVQVNLIGTFRCIAKAAAGMMSLDPLNDEGERGAIVNTASVAAEDGQIGQAAYSASKGGVVGMTLPIARDLMNEGIRVNTILPGIFHTPLLMGLPEKAIDALNASVPFPKRLGNPEEYAHLAMTMIENGYFNGEDVRLDGAIRMAPR from the coding sequence ATGGAAGTCAGCAGCAATACCCCCGCCATCGTGACCGGCGGTGCCTCCGGTTTGGGCGCGGCCACCGCGCGCGCGATCGCGGCGAAGGGCGCGAAGGTCGCCCTGTTCGACATGAACGAGGAGAAGGGCAACGCTCTCGCCGAGGAGCTGGGCGGTGTGTTCTGCAAGGTCAACGTGACCAGTGAGGAGGAGGTCGACGCCGCCTTCGCGAAGGCGCGCGAGGCCCATGGGCAGGAGCGCATCCTGGTCAATTGCGCCGGCATCGGCAACGCGATGAAGACCGCGAGCCGCGACAAGGAAACGGGCGAGATCAAACATTTCCCGGTGTCGGCGTTTGAATTCGTCGTGCAGGTCAACCTGATCGGCACCTTCCGCTGCATCGCCAAGGCGGCAGCGGGCATGATGAGCCTCGATCCGCTGAACGACGAGGGCGAGCGCGGGGCGATCGTCAACACCGCCAGCGTGGCTGCGGAAGACGGCCAGATCGGCCAGGCGGCCTACTCCGCCTCGAAGGGCGGGGTGGTCGGCATGACGCTGCCGATCGCGCGCGACCTGATGAACGAGGGCATTCGCGTGAACACGATCCTGCCCGGCATCTTCCACACCCCGCTGCTGATGGGTCTGCCGGAGAAGGCGATCGATGCGCTGAATGCCTCGGTGCCGTTCCCCAAGCGGCTGGGCAACCCCGAGGAATATGCCCACCTCGCGATGACCATGATCGAGAACGGTTATTTCAACGGCGAGGACGTGCGGCTGGACGGGGCGATCCGGATGGCCCCGCGCTAG
- a CDS encoding acetyl-CoA C-acetyltransferase: MPAAYIVDALRTAGGRRGGRLAGVHAVDLAAKSLDALIQRTGVDPAAIEDVIMGCVGQAGEQGMQVGRNAVLAARLLPESTPAVTIDRQCGSSQQAIQFAAQAVMSGTQDVVVAAGIESMSRVPMGTPVTLAMKEGLGNYKSPGLEAKYPGVMWSQFVGAEMVAKKHGFDKDDLDRFALESHKKAIAATEAGRFEAEIVPVEIETPNGEEMHTVDEGIRFDATLESIASVKKLSEEGVITAASASQICDGSSAALIVSEQALKDYGLTPMARIVNLTVTAGDPVIMLEEPLFATDKALQRAGLSIDDIDLYEVNEAFAPVPLAWLKHVGGDPDRLNVNGGAIALGHPLGASGTKLMSTLLHAMKARGAKRGLQTMCEGGGVANVTIVEAM; the protein is encoded by the coding sequence ATGCCCGCAGCCTATATCGTCGATGCGCTTCGGACTGCCGGAGGGCGCCGCGGGGGTCGCCTCGCGGGGGTCCACGCGGTCGATCTCGCCGCGAAGTCGCTCGACGCTCTAATCCAACGAACCGGGGTCGATCCGGCGGCGATCGAGGACGTCATTATGGGCTGCGTCGGGCAGGCGGGTGAGCAGGGCATGCAGGTCGGGCGCAACGCCGTGCTCGCGGCGCGGCTGCTGCCGGAATCGACGCCCGCAGTGACGATCGATCGGCAGTGCGGGTCGAGCCAGCAGGCGATCCAGTTCGCCGCGCAGGCGGTGATGAGCGGCACGCAGGACGTGGTTGTCGCCGCCGGCATCGAGAGCATGAGCCGCGTTCCGATGGGCACGCCGGTGACGCTGGCGATGAAGGAGGGGCTGGGCAACTACAAATCGCCGGGTCTCGAGGCCAAATATCCGGGCGTGATGTGGTCCCAGTTCGTCGGGGCGGAGATGGTCGCTAAGAAGCACGGCTTCGACAAGGACGACCTCGACCGCTTCGCGCTGGAGAGCCACAAGAAGGCGATCGCCGCGACCGAGGCGGGCCGTTTCGAGGCCGAGATCGTGCCGGTGGAGATCGAGACGCCCAATGGCGAGGAGATGCACACCGTGGATGAGGGCATCCGCTTCGACGCAACGCTGGAGAGCATCGCTTCGGTCAAAAAGCTGTCGGAAGAAGGCGTGATCACTGCCGCCAGCGCCAGCCAGATCTGCGATGGTTCCAGCGCGGCGCTGATCGTGTCCGAACAGGCGTTGAAGGATTACGGCCTGACCCCGATGGCGCGGATCGTCAACCTGACGGTCACCGCGGGCGACCCCGTGATCATGCTGGAAGAGCCGCTGTTCGCGACCGACAAAGCGTTGCAGCGCGCGGGACTGAGCATCGACGACATCGACCTGTACGAGGTGAACGAGGCGTTCGCGCCGGTGCCGCTCGCCTGGCTGAAGCATGTCGGAGGCGATCCGGACAGGCTGAACGTCAATGGCGGCGCGATCGCACTCGGCCATCCGCTCGGCGCGTCGGGCACGAAGCTGATGTCGACCCTGCTGCACGCGATGAAGGCGCGCGGGGCCAAGCGCGGGCTGCAGACGATGTGCGAGGGCGGCGGCGTCGCCAACGTCACGATCGTTGAGGCGATGTAG
- a CDS encoding tetratricopeptide repeat protein, whose product MNSPADLPAIHRRMQSGDLAGARLAIEGVVRSYPKSAAAWHLCGVIRRRAGDHAAAVEAFAAATKAGLLTAEIANSMACSLQELGRLTEAESAFAEAISRDPAYLPARVNLARLKAEAGRFTEAIALLEETIRAHPRSILALNALGRTLREAGEPKYAAETFARTLQIDPDNAEAVVYRGQALRESGRPSDAQVHFSAALGKFGDAPELLESHAGALIDMGETDAAKLVLDRLISKFPSYMPGHQTRARYIREFGLQEDAYSSYRDLARRHPNEQVVWSEWLRLALSYRDYAEVLEVAERATAETGRSATYDYAAAVAHGELLHADNAIQLFSSLEGILGDVPAYLTAFARQMLRTGEPQLAEQLATKATYLSPHDQFAWAYLSLAWRLQDDPREFWLHDYEEQVRYLPVQHLHESKQLERLSEHLQRLHAARHHPPDQSLRGGTQTFGALFVNRSSEIVELERAIRTVLHDYIATLPDDDQHPYYCRKAKNIRFIGSWSVRLAEGGFHVAHIHHQGWVSSALHIEVPAVQPDEPKQSGALFLGSAPDELGLSLEPRRVILPRPGYLALFPSSLWHGTHAYRSDEERLTVAFDAVPS is encoded by the coding sequence ATGAATAGCCCAGCCGATCTTCCGGCCATCCATCGCAGGATGCAGAGTGGTGACCTTGCAGGCGCAAGGTTGGCAATAGAAGGGGTGGTTCGATCATACCCGAAAAGCGCCGCGGCTTGGCATTTGTGTGGCGTGATTAGACGGAGGGCAGGCGACCATGCTGCAGCAGTGGAAGCTTTCGCCGCGGCGACCAAGGCTGGGCTGCTAACAGCCGAAATTGCCAACAGCATGGCTTGTTCACTTCAGGAGCTCGGCAGGCTGACCGAGGCAGAGAGCGCGTTTGCCGAAGCTATATCACGCGATCCTGCATATTTGCCCGCGCGAGTAAATCTTGCGAGGTTGAAGGCCGAAGCGGGGCGTTTCACAGAGGCCATCGCCCTCCTTGAAGAGACGATTCGTGCTCACCCCCGATCAATTTTGGCTTTGAACGCGCTCGGCCGGACCCTTCGCGAGGCAGGAGAGCCAAAGTACGCGGCTGAGACGTTTGCCCGCACCCTTCAAATTGATCCTGACAATGCGGAGGCGGTAGTTTATCGCGGGCAAGCACTACGCGAGTCTGGCAGACCTTCCGACGCTCAAGTTCACTTCTCCGCCGCACTCGGCAAGTTTGGCGATGCTCCAGAACTTCTTGAAAGTCATGCCGGCGCACTAATTGACATGGGCGAAACTGACGCGGCAAAGTTAGTGCTTGATCGGCTTATCTCGAAGTTTCCATCTTATATGCCTGGCCACCAGACGCGTGCCAGATACATTCGCGAGTTCGGCTTACAAGAGGATGCCTATTCTAGTTATCGCGACTTGGCTCGTCGCCACCCTAATGAGCAAGTTGTGTGGTCGGAATGGCTACGACTCGCGCTATCCTATCGCGACTACGCGGAAGTACTAGAAGTCGCTGAACGCGCTACAGCAGAAACTGGCCGCTCTGCGACATACGATTACGCTGCGGCAGTTGCACATGGGGAACTTCTCCACGCCGATAATGCGATTCAGCTTTTTAGCAGCCTCGAGGGCATCCTGGGAGATGTGCCAGCATATCTTACTGCATTCGCACGCCAGATGCTGCGAACGGGCGAGCCGCAACTTGCGGAGCAGCTTGCCACGAAGGCGACATATCTATCGCCGCATGATCAATTTGCATGGGCTTATCTCTCGCTGGCTTGGCGGTTACAGGACGATCCGCGGGAGTTCTGGCTTCACGATTACGAGGAGCAAGTCCGTTACCTACCGGTGCAGCACCTTCACGAATCGAAGCAACTCGAGCGCTTGTCCGAACACCTTCAACGTTTGCACGCGGCGCGCCATCATCCGCCGGATCAGAGTTTGCGTGGTGGTACGCAAACTTTCGGCGCCCTCTTCGTAAATCGATCTTCAGAAATCGTGGAACTGGAACGAGCAATAAGAACAGTACTACACGACTACATCGCTACCTTGCCCGATGACGACCAGCATCCGTATTACTGTCGTAAAGCGAAAAACATCCGATTTATCGGTTCATGGTCGGTCCGCTTGGCAGAAGGCGGCTTTCATGTTGCGCACATTCATCATCAGGGATGGGTGAGTTCAGCTCTTCATATTGAAGTACCCGCAGTGCAACCGGATGAGCCAAAACAGTCGGGTGCGCTGTTTTTGGGGTCGGCTCCGGACGAGCTCGGTCTAAGTCTTGAGCCGCGGAGAGTTATCTTGCCGCGCCCGGGATATTTGGCACTTTTCCCTTCGTCGCTATGGCATGGTACACATGCCTATCGCTCCGACGAAGAGAGATTAACGGTAGCATTCGATGCAGTGCCTAGCTGA